The Acutalibacter muris genomic sequence TCCGAAAAGCTGCTTATATCCAGCATTTGAGTATCCCGTACACTATCACGGAAGCACGCTTTGAAGTTCTCGGTCCCTTCTGGCGGCTTACCCTGGACCCAATGCGATATCCGCCATAAAACTGCTTCCTTCATGCGAGCCTTAGTTTGCAGCCCTCTGGTAGAATGAAGTCGTGACACACCCTTCTGAAAGGAGACCGCAAACCATGTCCAAGAAGATTGTACGGCTAAATGAAGAAGTAATCAAGGGTCAGCTCAAGGAACTTGTGCGACACAGCGTGGAGGCAACGCTTAACGAACTGCTGGAAGCGGAGGCAGAGAAGCTGACTCAAGCGGTGCGGTATTAGCGTAATGAGCAGCGGCAGGGGTATCGCCAGCCACTATCAGCGAGCTGAACAAGAAAGCTTACGTCCATATTGAGACTTTGCGGAACCGGCTCTTGCAGGACGGCAAATATCCTTACGTCTATGTGGACGGAATCTATCTGCATAACGCAAAGAGGAGGTTACCTTTTCGGTAATCTCCTCTTTGCACAATGGGATATTGAGAATTATAATATGAGATCAAAGTGATAAAACCATTTTCACACTCAAGTATAGTTAGTTATGGATTCCTACTTTTTATTTACTGTCTGTTTATATAGGCAGTACATGATGTGCATAGACCATGCTCAAGAATATCAACATTTACCATTTCTCCACATCGTTCACATTTTGCTAGTTCGTTTTCATAGACACAATAACAGCACCTACCTATATTCAGAAAGGTTTCATCGGTAGATACGCCAAACTTCCCACACTGCTCACAAGGGAAGTCGGCAACGAATTGCATTGCGCCTTTGCTTTCATAGGAAAGTGTATCCAATTTTTTCGGATAAGGATTTAAATACTCAATAGCAACAAGAAGATCATCTTGAAACCCCTCTAGTTCAGAAGTATCATACTCAGAATTATCAGTAGCTTCCATATTTTCCCAGATTTCACCCAAAAAACTCTCAAAAAGCTGTTTTAAAAATTCAGTGTTAAAAACCGTGAACCCCCAGTAACACTGCGCTTTTGCGGGCCTATCTCCGCCCAAAATTTTTACTCACCCAATATACATTGCATCCCCAAAACTAAAGAACCTATATCTTTCCTCCACCGCTTCCTTATATGCCCTTAGCACCTTCTCTCTCCCCGCCAGCGCAGACACCAGCATTATCAGCGTGCTCTCCGGCAGGTGGAAGTTGGTAATGAGCGCGTCTACCCCTCTGAACTCATATCCCGGATAGATAAAAATATCCGTCCAGCCCGAACTCTCCTTAAAACAGCCTTCTCGCTGGGCCACGGATTCTATCGTGCGGCAGCTGGTTGTTCCAACAGCAATTACCCGACCACCCCTCTGCTTTGTGCGGTTTATCAGCTCGGCCGCCGCTGCTGGCATATAGTAATGTTCAGCGTGCATCTTGTGGCCGGTTATAAATTCGGCGCTCACTGGCCGGAAAGTCCCCAGGCCCACGTGCAGGGTCACATATCCAAGCTCTATCCCTTTATTTCTCAGCCTTTGCAGCAGTTCAGGGGTAAAATGGAGCCCAGCCGTGGGCGCGGCGGCAGAGCCCACTTCTTTGGAGTACACGGTCTGATAGCGTTCCTTATTCTCAAGTCTCTCCTTTATATATGGCGGCAGCGGCATCTGTCCTATCTTATCCAGCAGCGTGAAGAAAACGCCTTCATATGTAAAGCGCACCAGCCTTCCGCCGTCTTCCTTCACTCTAACTACCTCACCGGTGAACAATCCGTCCCCAAATATAAAGCGACTGCCCTCCTTTGCCCGCTTTCCTGGTTTACATAACACTTCCCAGGTGTCATTTCCTTTATTCTCCAGCAACAGAAACTCCACATGGGCCCCGGTGCCCTCCTTTACGCCGTATATTCTGGCAGGGAGCACCCGGGAATCGTTGAGTATAAGGCAGTCTTTAGGACCTAAGAGCTCCGCTATCTCATAAAAATGCCGGTGCTCCACCTCGCCGGTCCGCTTATCCAGGATCATGAGCCTTGAGGCATCCCTGGGCTCTATGGGCGTCTGGGCTATAAGTTCTTGTGGCAGGTCAAAGAAAAAATCACTGGTTTTTATTGGTGTTGTTTCCATGCGTTCACTCTCCAAAGGAAAAAATCATAGTATATGCTGGCTGAAAAAATTGACAAGCGGCGCAGACTAGAGTATAATAAACAAAATCGATATAGGGTTTATTATAAACGATTACCGGCAGTTTTTCAACCGGTTTTCCATTTTAGGCATGAAAGGAAGAAGAAAATGAAACAGTATCGCGTAGGTATAATTGGATGTACAGGTATGGTGGGCCAGCGTTTCGCCACTATTTTAAAGGATCATCCCTGGTTCAAGGTGACCGCCCTTGCCGCCAGCGGCCGGTCAGCTGGGAAGACCTATGAGGAGGCCGTAGCGGGCCGCTGGGCAATGAAGGAGCCCATACCCGAGGATATGGCAAAGCTGCTGGTCTATGATGCTCAGGCCGACATGGAGAAGGTGGTCTCTCTGGTGGACTTTGTGTTCTGCGCTGTAAATATGAAGTCCGAGGAGATAATAGCCCTTGAGGAGGCCTACGCAAAGCTGGAGTGCCCGGTCATCTCCAACAATAAGGAACACCGGGGCACCCCCGACGTTCCCATGATAATCCCCGAGCTCAACGCCAATCACCACCAGGTTATAGAGCACCAACGCAAGCGCCTGGGCACAAAGCGAGGTTTTATCGCCGTAAAGTGCAACTGCTCCCTACAGAGCTATGTCCCGGCCATACACCCCCTTCTGGACCTGGGGGTTACCAAGGTGCTTGCCTGCACCTATCAGGCCATCTCCGGGGCAAGCAAGACTTTTGATACCATGCCGGAGATTATCGACAACGTGATACCCTATATCGGCGGCGAGGAGGAAAAATCTGAGCGGGAGCCCATGAAGATTTGGGGCCATGTGGAGAAGGGAGTTATCGTCAACGCCACCTCTCCTTCTATCACCTCCCAGTGCCTGCGGGTGCCAGTGAGCGACGGGCATATGGCGGCGGTGTTCTTCTCTTTGGAGAACAATGTGGGCAAAGAGGAAATCATTAAGCGCTGGCGGGAGTTTAAGGGCCCCGCCCAGGAGCTGGAGCTGCCCAGCGCCCCCAAACAGTTTATCCACTACTTTGAGGAGGATAACCGGCCCCAGACAAAGCTTGACAGGGATATTGAGGGCGGCATGGCTATCTCTGCAGGACGGCTGCGGCCCGACACCCAGTACGACTATAAGTTCGTCTGCCTTTCTCACAACACTCTGCGCGGCGCGGCAGGCGGAGGGCTGCTTATGGCCGAACTGCTGTGCAAGCTGGGGTACTTTGACTGAGCCTTTCACTTAAATCTTGGGAGGAATCCGTATATGAAACATACCGTTTTTACCGGTGTAGGCACTGCCCTCATCACCCCTTTTAACCATAGAGGAGAAATCCTTTGGGAGGAACTGGAAAAGCTTGTGGAGCTCCAGATAAGCGGCGGTGCTGACGCTATCATTGCCTGCGGCACCACAGGTGAAGCTGCCACCATGAGCAGCGAGGAGCATTTAAAGGTCATCGCCTTCATTATTGAGAAGGTCAAGGGTCGGGTGCCGGTTATAGCTGGCACCGGCAGCAACGACACCTGCTTCTGCGTGGACCTTTCCCTGGAGGCGAAGGCCCTGGGCGCAGACGGTCTGCTGCTGGTGACGCCGTACTACAATAAGACCTCGCAGAAGGGGCTTATTGAGAGCTTCAACTATATCGCGGACTGTGTTGAAATGCCCTGTATTCTCTATAACGTGCCCGCCCGTACCGGGTGCAATATACAGCCCTCCACCTATAGGGAGCTGGCAAAGAACCCATATATCGTGGCCACAAAGGAGGCCAACGGCGACACGGCCGCGGTGGCGCGAACCATTGCTTTGTGCGGAGACGACCTGACCGTGTACTCCGGCGAGGACAATCAGGCCCTAGCAATTATGGCTCTTGGTGGTA encodes the following:
- the queA gene encoding tRNA preQ1(34) S-adenosylmethionine ribosyltransferase-isomerase QueA; the encoded protein is METTPIKTSDFFFDLPQELIAQTPIEPRDASRLMILDKRTGEVEHRHFYEIAELLGPKDCLILNDSRVLPARIYGVKEGTGAHVEFLLLENKGNDTWEVLCKPGKRAKEGSRFIFGDGLFTGEVVRVKEDGGRLVRFTYEGVFFTLLDKIGQMPLPPYIKERLENKERYQTVYSKEVGSAAAPTAGLHFTPELLQRLRNKGIELGYVTLHVGLGTFRPVSAEFITGHKMHAEHYYMPAAAAELINRTKQRGGRVIAVGTTSCRTIESVAQREGCFKESSGWTDIFIYPGYEFRGVDALITNFHLPESTLIMLVSALAGREKVLRAYKEAVEERYRFFSFGDAMYIG
- the asd gene encoding aspartate-semialdehyde dehydrogenase, giving the protein MKQYRVGIIGCTGMVGQRFATILKDHPWFKVTALAASGRSAGKTYEEAVAGRWAMKEPIPEDMAKLLVYDAQADMEKVVSLVDFVFCAVNMKSEEIIALEEAYAKLECPVISNNKEHRGTPDVPMIIPELNANHHQVIEHQRKRLGTKRGFIAVKCNCSLQSYVPAIHPLLDLGVTKVLACTYQAISGASKTFDTMPEIIDNVIPYIGGEEEKSEREPMKIWGHVEKGVIVNATSPSITSQCLRVPVSDGHMAAVFFSLENNVGKEEIIKRWREFKGPAQELELPSAPKQFIHYFEEDNRPQTKLDRDIEGGMAISAGRLRPDTQYDYKFVCLSHNTLRGAAGGGLLMAELLCKLGYFD
- the dapA gene encoding 4-hydroxy-tetrahydrodipicolinate synthase; amino-acid sequence: MKHTVFTGVGTALITPFNHRGEILWEELEKLVELQISGGADAIIACGTTGEAATMSSEEHLKVIAFIIEKVKGRVPVIAGTGSNDTCFCVDLSLEAKALGADGLLLVTPYYNKTSQKGLIESFNYIADCVEMPCILYNVPARTGCNIQPSTYRELAKNPYIVATKEANGDTAAVARTIALCGDDLTVYSGEDNQALAIMALGGKGVISVFSNALPGEMHRLSEAMLMGDLTAARQLNSRYIDLMDGFFMDVNPIPIKEALHQMGIISTNFCRMPLTTMPDDKKAALEALLKRHGLVQ